One part of the Microbulbifer sp. THAF38 genome encodes these proteins:
- the hutC gene encoding histidine utilization repressor encodes MNTASEPRYAAIKRHIRQQIEKGAWPVHFQVPSENQLAQEFGVSRMTARRALSELTDERVLMRAQGLGTFVAEPVPAGSLLEVRNIADEISARGHSYSNRILLAQQCMANAEVARALKVPEQAKVFHTIIVHCDNGVPIQWEERFTNPTLAPEYLQQDFAHTTPNAYLSRVAPLTEADTTVEAIAAEASIAYALEIATGDACLQVWRRTKSSAGTVSFARLVHPGNRYRLGAQLRF; translated from the coding sequence ATGAATACTGCAAGCGAGCCACGCTACGCGGCCATCAAGCGCCATATCCGGCAACAAATCGAGAAAGGCGCCTGGCCTGTGCATTTCCAGGTACCCTCGGAAAACCAGCTGGCACAGGAATTCGGTGTCAGCCGTATGACCGCCAGACGCGCATTGAGTGAATTAACCGATGAGCGAGTACTGATGCGCGCTCAGGGACTCGGTACTTTTGTGGCCGAACCGGTGCCGGCAGGCTCCCTCTTAGAAGTGCGCAATATTGCCGATGAGATTTCCGCACGCGGTCATAGCTACAGCAACCGAATTTTGCTGGCACAGCAGTGTATGGCCAACGCCGAAGTGGCCCGTGCATTAAAAGTACCGGAGCAGGCCAAAGTTTTTCATACCATTATTGTGCACTGCGATAACGGCGTACCCATTCAGTGGGAGGAGCGCTTCACTAACCCGACCCTGGCCCCGGAATATCTACAGCAAGATTTCGCCCACACCACACCCAACGCCTATCTTTCCAGGGTCGCGCCATTGACCGAGGCCGACACCACGGTGGAGGCGATTGCCGCAGAGGCCTCTATTGCCTACGCGCTGGAGATCGCCACCGGCGACGCCTGCCTACAGGTGTGGCGGCGTACCAAGAGTAGCGCCGGCACTGTGAGCTTTGCCCGCCTGGTGCACCCGGGTAACCGCTACCGCCTGGGCGCGCAACTAAGATTCTAA
- the hutU gene encoding urocanate hydratase has protein sequence MSADKRHDPSRKIRAPRGSSLNAKSWLTEAPLRMLMNNLDAEVAERPEDLVVYGGIGRAARDWECYDKIVEVLKRLEDDETLLVQSGKPVGVFKTHADAPRVLIANSNLVPHWANWEHFNELDKKGLAMYGQMTAGSWIYIGSQGIVQGTYETFAAVARKHFNGEAKGKWILTGGLGGMGGAQPLAATMAGFCMIAVECDETRIDFRLRTGYVDKKATSLDEALQMIEEAMEKGEAISVGLLGNAADIFPEIVQRNILPDSVTDQTSAHDPLNGYLPKGWTMEYAAEMRKKDEAAVVKAAKQSMAIQVEAMLELQKRGAATLDYGNNIRQMALEEGVENAFDFPGFVPAYIRPLFCEGVGPFRWAALSGNPEDIYKTDAKVKELIPDNPQLHNWLDMARERIHFQGLPARICWVGLKDRARLALAFNEMVANGELEAPVVIGRDHLDSGSVASPNRETESMIDGSDAVSDWPLLNALLNTASGATWVSLHHGGGVGMGFSQHSGVVIVCDGTEAARKRIERVLWNDPATGVMRHADAGYEIAKKCAKEQGLDLPMLKD, from the coding sequence ATGTCCGCTGATAAACGTCACGATCCCAGTCGCAAAATCCGCGCGCCTCGCGGCAGTTCGCTCAATGCCAAGAGCTGGCTGACCGAAGCCCCACTGCGCATGTTGATGAACAACCTGGATGCGGAAGTGGCTGAACGCCCGGAAGACCTGGTGGTTTATGGTGGTATTGGCCGCGCCGCGCGCGACTGGGAGTGTTACGACAAAATTGTCGAGGTACTGAAACGCCTCGAGGACGACGAAACCCTGCTGGTACAGTCTGGAAAACCGGTGGGCGTATTTAAAACCCACGCCGATGCGCCTCGTGTATTAATTGCCAACTCCAACCTGGTACCGCACTGGGCCAACTGGGAACACTTCAACGAGCTGGATAAAAAAGGCTTGGCCATGTACGGCCAGATGACTGCAGGCTCCTGGATTTATATTGGCTCCCAGGGCATCGTCCAGGGCACCTATGAGACCTTTGCCGCTGTTGCTCGCAAACACTTTAATGGCGAAGCGAAAGGCAAGTGGATTCTCACCGGAGGCCTCGGCGGCATGGGCGGCGCGCAGCCACTGGCGGCTACGATGGCCGGATTCTGCATGATTGCAGTGGAATGCGATGAAACGCGCATCGATTTCCGCTTGCGCACCGGCTATGTAGACAAAAAAGCCACCAGCCTCGATGAAGCGCTGCAAATGATTGAAGAGGCCATGGAAAAAGGTGAAGCTATTTCCGTTGGCCTGCTGGGCAACGCAGCAGATATTTTCCCGGAAATTGTGCAGCGCAATATTCTGCCAGATTCCGTTACCGACCAAACCTCAGCACACGATCCTTTAAATGGTTATCTGCCTAAGGGCTGGACCATGGAATACGCCGCAGAAATGCGTAAAAAAGACGAGGCCGCAGTGGTAAAGGCAGCCAAGCAATCTATGGCGATTCAGGTCGAGGCCATGCTGGAGCTACAAAAGCGCGGTGCCGCCACTCTCGATTACGGCAACAATATTCGCCAGATGGCTCTCGAAGAAGGTGTGGAAAATGCCTTCGATTTCCCCGGTTTTGTGCCCGCCTATATTCGCCCGCTGTTCTGTGAAGGTGTCGGTCCTTTCCGCTGGGCGGCCCTTTCCGGCAACCCGGAAGATATCTATAAGACCGATGCCAAAGTTAAAGAACTGATCCCCGATAACCCGCAGCTGCACAACTGGCTCGATATGGCCCGCGAACGCATTCACTTCCAGGGACTGCCCGCACGTATCTGTTGGGTGGGATTGAAAGATCGTGCGCGCCTGGCATTGGCCTTTAATGAGATGGTTGCCAATGGTGAGTTAGAAGCACCGGTTGTGATCGGCCGCGATCACCTCGACAGCGGCTCTGTAGCCAGCCCCAACCGCGAGACCGAATCCATGATAGACGGCTCCGATGCTGTCTCCGATTGGCCACTGCTAAACGCCCTGCTAAACACTGCCTCTGGTGCGACCTGGGTATCCCTGCATCACGGCGGTGGCGTAGGCATGGGCTTCTCCCAGCACTCAGGTGTGGTGATTGTCTGCGATGGCACCGAAGCGGCACGCAAGCGCATCGAGCGCGTTCTCTGGAATGACCCAGCCACCGGCGTAATGCGCCACGCCGACGCCGGCTACGAGATCGCTAAAAAATGTGCGAAAGAGCAGGGCCTAGACCTGCCCATGCTAAAAGACTGA
- the hutH gene encoding histidine ammonia-lyase, whose product MYQLEIDPGQLSLAQLRRVAREPVQLSLAKSAYPAIEASAHTVAQVITEGRTVYGINTGFGLLANTRIEKHDLENLQRAIVLSHAAGTGNFMSEATVRLLMVLKINSLARGFSGVRPQVIEALMQLVNAGVYPAIPEKGSVGASGDLAPLAHMSVVLLGEGEVFINGERKSAHEGLKAAGLEPITLAPKEGLALLNGTQASTAFALLGLFASEDLFAGALVTGAMTLEAAKGSRRPFDDRIHNARGQRAQRDVAAIYRDLLGETSQIGDSHQFCEKVQDPYSLRCQPQVMGACLQQMRFAAEVLLAEANGVSDNPLVFTDEENPENSDIISGGNFHAEPVAMVADNLALALAEIGSLSERRMALLIDNNLSGLPPFLVENGGVNSGFMIAQVTSAALASENKSIAHPASVDSLPTSANQEDHVSMATFAGRRLRDMADNTCGILAVELLAACQGLDFRTPLKSTEKLEAAKEKLRARVSFYDKDRYFAPDIEEAKQLLSSGTYLESIDPTLLPSTH is encoded by the coding sequence ATGTATCAATTGGAAATCGATCCCGGCCAGCTAAGCCTTGCGCAACTGCGCCGCGTTGCCCGCGAACCAGTACAGCTATCCCTGGCAAAAAGCGCTTATCCGGCCATCGAAGCCTCCGCCCACACGGTTGCCCAGGTAATTACCGAGGGCCGCACGGTTTACGGTATCAATACCGGTTTTGGCTTATTGGCCAACACCCGTATCGAAAAGCACGATCTGGAAAACCTGCAACGCGCTATCGTGCTGAGCCACGCCGCCGGTACCGGTAACTTTATGAGTGAAGCTACCGTACGCCTGTTGATGGTGCTGAAAATCAACTCCCTCGCACGGGGTTTTTCCGGGGTGCGCCCGCAGGTTATTGAAGCTTTAATGCAGCTGGTCAATGCTGGGGTTTACCCTGCAATTCCAGAGAAAGGTTCTGTGGGCGCTTCTGGGGATTTGGCGCCGCTGGCTCATATGAGCGTAGTGCTTCTCGGTGAAGGGGAAGTCTTTATAAACGGCGAACGCAAAAGCGCTCACGAAGGCCTCAAAGCCGCGGGGCTAGAGCCAATTACCCTGGCCCCCAAGGAGGGCCTTGCCCTGCTCAACGGCACCCAGGCCTCCACCGCCTTTGCCCTGCTCGGCCTGTTCGCCAGTGAAGATTTGTTCGCCGGTGCTCTGGTTACCGGTGCCATGACATTGGAAGCCGCCAAAGGATCGCGCCGCCCCTTCGACGATCGCATCCACAACGCCCGTGGCCAACGAGCACAGCGCGACGTAGCGGCGATTTACCGGGACCTGCTCGGCGAAACCAGCCAGATCGGTGACTCCCACCAATTCTGTGAAAAAGTGCAGGACCCCTACTCGCTACGCTGCCAACCCCAAGTGATGGGTGCTTGTCTGCAGCAGATGCGTTTCGCTGCCGAAGTACTGCTGGCCGAAGCCAATGGTGTTTCCGATAACCCGCTCGTCTTTACCGACGAGGAGAATCCGGAGAATTCGGACATTATTTCCGGCGGTAACTTCCATGCGGAACCAGTAGCTATGGTCGCCGACAACCTGGCACTGGCACTGGCGGAAATCGGCTCTTTATCCGAACGACGCATGGCGCTGTTGATCGACAATAACCTATCCGGCCTGCCGCCCTTCCTGGTGGAAAACGGCGGGGTGAACTCCGGTTTTATGATCGCTCAGGTTACTTCCGCTGCATTGGCCAGTGAAAATAAATCCATAGCGCATCCCGCCAGCGTGGACTCCCTGCCCACTTCCGCCAACCAGGAAGACCATGTATCCATGGCCACCTTTGCCGGCCGCCGCTTGCGGGATATGGCCGATAACACCTGCGGCATTCTGGCCGTAGAATTGCTCGCGGCCTGTCAGGGACTGGATTTCCGCACACCATTAAAATCCACAGAAAAACTGGAAGCGGCCAAGGAAAAACTGCGCGCGCGCGTCTCCTTCTACGACAAAGACCGCTATTTTGCCCCGGATATTGAAGAGGCTAAACAGCTCCTCAGTAGCGGCACCTATCTGGAATCTATTGATCCGACCCTGCTGCCGAGCACCCATTGA